From Homo sapiens chromosome 6, GRCh38.p14 Primary Assembly, the proteins below share one genomic window:
- the SRF gene encoding serum response factor isoform 2 (isoform 2 is encoded by transcript variant 2) — MITSETGKALIQTCLNSPDSPPRSDPTTDQRMSATGFEETDLTYQVSESDSSGETKDTLKPAFTVTNLPGTTSTIQTAPSTSTTMQVSSGPSFPITNYLAPVSASVSPSAVSSANGTVLKSTGSGPVSSGGLMQLPTSFTLMPGGAVAQQVPVQAIQVHQAPQQASPSRDSSTDLTQTSSSGTVTLPATIMTSSVPTTVGGHMMYPSPHAVMYAPTSGLGDGSLTVLNAFSQAPSTMQVSHSQVQEPGGVPQVFLTASSGTVQIPVSAVQLHQMAVIGQQAGSSSNLTELQVVNLDTAHSTKSE; from the exons ATGATCACCAGTGAGACCGGCAAGGCACTGATTCAGACCTGCCTCAACTCGCCAGACTCTCCACCCCGTTCAGACCCCACAACAGACCAGAGAATGAGTGCCACTGGCTTTGAAGAGACAGATCTCACCTACCAGGTGTCGGAGTCTGACAGCAGTGGGGAGACCAAG GACACACTGAAGCCGGCGTTCACAGTCACCAACCTGCCGGGTACAACCTCCACCATCCAAACAGCACCTAGCACCTCTACCACCATGCAAGTCAGCAGCGGCCCCTCCTTTCCCATCACCAACTACCTGGCACCAGTGTCTGCTAGTGTCAGCCCCAGTGCTGTCAGCAGTGCCAATGGGACTGTGCTGAAGAGTACAGGCAGCGGCCCTGTCTCCTCTGGGGGCCTTATGCAGCTGCCTACCAGCTTCACCCTCATGCCTG GTGGGGCAGTGGCCCAGCAGGTCCCAGTGCAGGCCATTCAAGTGCACCAGGCCCCACAGCAAGCGTCTCCCTCCCGTGACAGCAGCACAGACCTCACGCAGACCTCCTCCAGCGGGACAG TGACGCTGCCCGCCACCATCATGACGTCATCCGTGCCCACAACTGTGGGTGGCCACATGATGTACCCTAGCCCGCATGCGGTGATGTATGCCCCCACCTCGGGCCTGGGTGATGGCAGCCTCACCGTGCTGAATGCCTTCTCCCAGGCACCATCCACCATGCAGGTGTCACACAGCCAGGTCCAGGAGCCAG GTGGCGTCCCCCAGGTGTTCCTGACAGCATCATCTGGGACAGTGCAGATCCCTGTTTCAGCAGTTCAGCTCCACCAG ATGGCTGTGATAGGGCAGCAGGCCGGGAGCAGCAGCAACCTCACCGAGCTACAGGTGGTGAACCTGGACACCGCCCACAGCACCAAGAGTGAATGA
- the SRF gene encoding serum response factor isoform 1 (isoform 1 is encoded by transcript variant 1), translated as MLPTQAGAAAALGRGSALGGSLNRTPTGRPGGGGGTRGANGGRVPGNGAGLGPGRLEREAAAAAATTPAPTAGALYSGSEGDSESGEEEELGAERRGLKRSLSEMEIGMVVGGPEASAAATGGYGPVSGAVSGAKPGKKTRGRVKIKMEFIDNKLRRYTTFSKRKTGIMKKAYELSTLTGTQVLLLVASETGHVYTFATRKLQPMITSETGKALIQTCLNSPDSPPRSDPTTDQRMSATGFEETDLTYQVSESDSSGETKDTLKPAFTVTNLPGTTSTIQTAPSTSTTMQVSSGPSFPITNYLAPVSASVSPSAVSSANGTVLKSTGSGPVSSGGLMQLPTSFTLMPGGAVAQQVPVQAIQVHQAPQQASPSRDSSTDLTQTSSSGTVTLPATIMTSSVPTTVGGHMMYPSPHAVMYAPTSGLGDGSLTVLNAFSQAPSTMQVSHSQVQEPGGVPQVFLTASSGTVQIPVSAVQLHQMAVIGQQAGSSSNLTELQVVNLDTAHSTKSE; from the exons ATGTTACCGACCCAAGCTGGGGCCGCGGCGGCTCTGGGCCGGGGCTCGGCCCTGGGGGGCAGCCTGAACCGGACCCCgacggggcggccgggcggcggcggcgggacaCGCGGGGCTAACGGGGGCCGGGTCCCCGGGAATGGCGCGGGGCTCGGGCCCGGCCGCCTGGAGCGGGAGGCTGCGGCAGCGGCGGCAACCACCCCGGCGCCCACCGCGGGGGCCCTCTACAGCGGCAGCGAGGGCGACTCGGAGTCGGgcgaggaggaggagctgggcgCCGAGCGGCGCGGCCTGAAGCGGAGCCTGAGCGAGATGGAGATCGGTATGGTGGTCGGTGGGCCCGAGGCGTCGGCAGCGGCCACCGGGGGCTACGGGCCGGTGAGCGGCGCGGTGAGCGGGGCCAAGCCGGGTAAGAAGACCCGGGGCCGCGTGAAGATCAAGATGGAGTTCATCGACAACAAGCTGCGGCGCTACACGACCTTCAGCAAGAGGAAGACGGGCATCATGAAGAAG GCCTATGAGCTGTCCACGCTGACAGGGACACAGGTGCTGTTGCTGGTGGCCAGTGAGACAGGCCATGTGTATACCTTTGCCACCCGAAAACTGCAGCCCATGATCACCAGTGAGACCGGCAAGGCACTGATTCAGACCTGCCTCAACTCGCCAGACTCTCCACCCCGTTCAGACCCCACAACAGACCAGAGAATGAGTGCCACTGGCTTTGAAGAGACAGATCTCACCTACCAGGTGTCGGAGTCTGACAGCAGTGGGGAGACCAAG GACACACTGAAGCCGGCGTTCACAGTCACCAACCTGCCGGGTACAACCTCCACCATCCAAACAGCACCTAGCACCTCTACCACCATGCAAGTCAGCAGCGGCCCCTCCTTTCCCATCACCAACTACCTGGCACCAGTGTCTGCTAGTGTCAGCCCCAGTGCTGTCAGCAGTGCCAATGGGACTGTGCTGAAGAGTACAGGCAGCGGCCCTGTCTCCTCTGGGGGCCTTATGCAGCTGCCTACCAGCTTCACCCTCATGCCTG GTGGGGCAGTGGCCCAGCAGGTCCCAGTGCAGGCCATTCAAGTGCACCAGGCCCCACAGCAAGCGTCTCCCTCCCGTGACAGCAGCACAGACCTCACGCAGACCTCCTCCAGCGGGACAG TGACGCTGCCCGCCACCATCATGACGTCATCCGTGCCCACAACTGTGGGTGGCCACATGATGTACCCTAGCCCGCATGCGGTGATGTATGCCCCCACCTCGGGCCTGGGTGATGGCAGCCTCACCGTGCTGAATGCCTTCTCCCAGGCACCATCCACCATGCAGGTGTCACACAGCCAGGTCCAGGAGCCAG GTGGCGTCCCCCAGGTGTTCCTGACAGCATCATCTGGGACAGTGCAGATCCCTGTTTCAGCAGTTCAGCTCCACCAG ATGGCTGTGATAGGGCAGCAGGCCGGGAGCAGCAGCAACCTCACCGAGCTACAGGTGGTGAACCTGGACACCGCCCACAGCACCAAGAGTGAATGA
- the SRF gene encoding serum response factor isoform X1, with product MGGYEAAGEVDNENPGSVGPVHSGVRTRAPEKQGANEKAYELSTLTGTQVLLLVASETGHVYTFATRKLQPMITSETGKALIQTCLNSPDSPPRSDPTTDQRMSATGFEETDLTYQVSESDSSGETKDTLKPAFTVTNLPGTTSTIQTAPSTSTTMQVSSGPSFPITNYLAPVSASVSPSAVSSANGTVLKSTGSGPVSSGGLMQLPTSFTLMPGGAVAQQVPVQAIQVHQAPQQASPSRDSSTDLTQTSSSGTVTLPATIMTSSVPTTVGGHMMYPSPHAVMYAPTSGLGDGSLTVLNAFSQAPSTMQVSHSQVQEPGGVPQVFLTASSGTVQIPVSAVQLHQMAVIGQQAGSSSNLTELQVVNLDTAHSTKSE from the exons ATGGGAGGCTACGAGGCTGCCGGGGAGGTGGATAATGAGAACCCGGGATCAGTAGGTCCAGTGCACTCCGGTGTTCGGACGAGGGCGCCGGAAAAGCAGGGAGCAAACGAGAAG GCCTATGAGCTGTCCACGCTGACAGGGACACAGGTGCTGTTGCTGGTGGCCAGTGAGACAGGCCATGTGTATACCTTTGCCACCCGAAAACTGCAGCCCATGATCACCAGTGAGACCGGCAAGGCACTGATTCAGACCTGCCTCAACTCGCCAGACTCTCCACCCCGTTCAGACCCCACAACAGACCAGAGAATGAGTGCCACTGGCTTTGAAGAGACAGATCTCACCTACCAGGTGTCGGAGTCTGACAGCAGTGGGGAGACCAAG GACACACTGAAGCCGGCGTTCACAGTCACCAACCTGCCGGGTACAACCTCCACCATCCAAACAGCACCTAGCACCTCTACCACCATGCAAGTCAGCAGCGGCCCCTCCTTTCCCATCACCAACTACCTGGCACCAGTGTCTGCTAGTGTCAGCCCCAGTGCTGTCAGCAGTGCCAATGGGACTGTGCTGAAGAGTACAGGCAGCGGCCCTGTCTCCTCTGGGGGCCTTATGCAGCTGCCTACCAGCTTCACCCTCATGCCTG GTGGGGCAGTGGCCCAGCAGGTCCCAGTGCAGGCCATTCAAGTGCACCAGGCCCCACAGCAAGCGTCTCCCTCCCGTGACAGCAGCACAGACCTCACGCAGACCTCCTCCAGCGGGACAG TGACGCTGCCCGCCACCATCATGACGTCATCCGTGCCCACAACTGTGGGTGGCCACATGATGTACCCTAGCCCGCATGCGGTGATGTATGCCCCCACCTCGGGCCTGGGTGATGGCAGCCTCACCGTGCTGAATGCCTTCTCCCAGGCACCATCCACCATGCAGGTGTCACACAGCCAGGTCCAGGAGCCAG GTGGCGTCCCCCAGGTGTTCCTGACAGCATCATCTGGGACAGTGCAGATCCCTGTTTCAGCAGTTCAGCTCCACCAG ATGGCTGTGATAGGGCAGCAGGCCGGGAGCAGCAGCAACCTCACCGAGCTACAGGTGGTGAACCTGGACACCGCCCACAGCACCAAGAGTGAATGA